A genomic window from Glycine soja cultivar W05 chromosome 10, ASM419377v2, whole genome shotgun sequence includes:
- the LOC114370794 gene encoding calcium-dependent protein kinase 20-like, with protein MGNCCVVPSGQTRKEKKQKKKWNPYEDGWGKKLVVLTEPTGRDIGLRYDLGRELGRGEFGVTYLCQDRETKEELACKSISKKKLRTAIDIEDVRREVEIMRLLPKHPNVVSLKDTYEDDNAVHLVMELCEGGELFDRIVARGHYTERAAATVTRTIVEVVQMCHKHGVMHRDLKPENFLFGNKKETAPLKAIDFGLSVLFKPGERFNEIVGSPYYMAPEVLKRNYGPEVDIWSAGVILYILLCGVPPFWAETEKGVAQAIIRSVVDFKREPWPKVSDNAKDLVKKMLDPDPKCRLTAQEVLDHPWLQNEKKAPNVSLGETVRSRLMQFSVMNKLKKRALRVIGEFLSLEEAAGIKEGFQLMDTSNKGKINMDELRVGLHKLGHQIPDGDVQILMDAGDVDNDGYLDYGEFVAISIHLRKIDKDEHLHKAFQFFDKNQSGYIEIEELHNALVDEIETNSEEVINAIMHDVDTDKDGKISYEEFAAMMKAGTDWRKASRQYSRERFSSLSQKLIKDGSLQLNNDDGSRLY; from the exons ATGGGTAACTGCTGCGTTGTGCCTTCCGgtcaaacaagaaaagaaaaaaaacaaaagaagaagtgGAATCCCTACGAGGACGGGTGGGGGAAGAAGCTGGTGGTGCTGACGGAGCCCACGGGCCGGGACATCGGGCTGCGTTACGACCTGGGCCGGGAGCTGGGCCGAGGTGAGTTCGGGGTAACATATCTGTGCCAAGACAGGGAGACGAAGGAGGAGTTAGCATGCAAGAGCATTTCAAAGAAGAAGCTTCGAACCGCGATAGATATCGAGGACGTGAGGAGGGAGGTGGAGATCATGCGGCTCTTGCCTAAACACCCGAACGTCGTGTCGTTGAAGGACACATACGAAGATGACAATGCCGTTCACCTCGTCATGGAGCTCTGCGAGGGCGGCGAGCTCTTCGACCGTATCGTGGCGCGTGGCCACTACACCGAGCGCGCCGCCGCCACCGTCACCAGAACCATTGTCGAAGTCGTGCAG ATGTGCCACAAACATGGCGTGATGCATCGTGATCTCAAACCTGAGAACTTTTTGTTTGGAAACAAGAAGGAAACAGCACCTTTGAAAGCTATTGACTTTGGATTGTCGGTTTTATTCAAACCAG GTGAAAGATTTAACGAGATAGTTGGAAGTCCATATTACATGGCTCCTGAGGTATTAAAGCGTAATTATGGCCCTGAAGTAGATATCTGGAGTGCTGGAGTAATTCTCTACATCTTACTTTGTGGCGTCCCACCGTTTTGGGCAG AAACTGAAAAGGGAGTTGCTCAAGCTATTATTCGATCTGTTGTTGATTTTAAAAGGGAGCCATGGCCGAAGGTTTCTGATAATGCAAAAGACCTTGTGAAGAAGATGCTTGATCCTGACCCAAAGTGCCGTCTTACTGCACAAGAAGTGTTAG ATCATCCGTGGTTACAGAATGAAAAGAAAGCCCCTAATGTTTCATTGGGAGAAACTGTTAGATCAAGGCTCATGCAATTTTCTGTAATGAACAAGCTTAAGAAAAGAGCTTTGAGG GTGATTGGAGAGTTTTTGTCTTTAGAAGAAGCTGCTGGAATAAAAGAGGGATTCCAGCTAATGGATACAAGCAATAAAGGCAAGATTAACATGGATGAGCTGCGAGTAGGGTTGCATAAACTAGGTCACCAAATTCCTGATGGGGATGTCCAAATACTTATGGATGCT GGTGATGTAGACAACGATGGGTACCTAGATTATGGCGAGTTTGTAGCCATTTCTATTCATCTGAGAAAGATAGACAAGGATGAGCACCTTCACAAAGCCTTCCAATTTTTCGATAAGAACCAAAGTGGATATATTGAAATTGAGGAGTTACATAATGCCTTAGTTGATGAGATTGAAACAAACAGTGAAGAAGTCATTAATGCAATTATGCATGATGTGGACACAGATAAG GATGGAAAAATAAGTTATGAGGAATTTGCTGCAATGATGAAAGCAGGCACAGATTGGAGGAAAGCATCGAGGCAGTATTCAAGAGAGAGGTTCTCTAGCTTAAGTCAGAAATTGATCAAGGACGGATCTTTGCAATTGAACAATGATGACGGTAGTAGACTTTATTAG